A single window of Cyanobium sp. AMD-g DNA harbors:
- a CDS encoding IctB family putative bicarbonate transporter yields MVPAPAPVPLLLRWQGLLAGLPAGRLGAHLPLVAGWILCALLAGLPLVTRSGLSLLIAASALLWVVWALRTPPGRLGAINLWLLLVIAVAVVATGFSPVPKAALVGLVKLLSYLSVYALMRQLLATAPVWWDRLVGALLAGELITSVIGIRQLYEAPGALARWSDNNSVAEGTVRIYSTLENPNLLGGYLLPILPLAVVALLRWQGRGRRLFALASLVLGLVALVLTYSRGAWMGMVASLGLLALLLVLRQTRDWPPLWRRLFPLLLLVGATVALVLLVTQVEPLRVRVMSLLAGREDSSNNFRMNVWTSALAMIQDRPWIGIGPGNSAFNLIYPLYQQPKFNALSAYSIPLELLVEAGIPGLLAGLGLLLSAVKVGLGQWRSSAPLALPCLAAVAVFAGLGVQGLTDTIFFRPEVQLIALFSLATLAAAAADPVPCD; encoded by the coding sequence ATGGTGCCTGCCCCAGCTCCCGTGCCCCTGCTGCTGCGCTGGCAGGGGCTGCTGGCCGGGCTTCCCGCCGGCCGGCTCGGCGCCCATCTGCCCCTGGTGGCGGGCTGGATCCTCTGCGCCCTGCTGGCCGGCCTGCCCCTGGTGACCCGCTCGGGCCTGAGCCTGCTGATCGCCGCCTCCGCCCTGCTCTGGGTGGTGTGGGCCCTGCGCACCCCGCCGGGCCGCCTCGGCGCCATCAACCTCTGGCTGCTGCTGGTGATCGCGGTGGCCGTGGTGGCCACCGGCTTCTCGCCCGTGCCGAAGGCCGCCCTGGTGGGGCTGGTCAAGCTGCTCAGCTACCTGAGCGTCTACGCCCTGATGCGCCAGCTGCTGGCCACCGCCCCGGTGTGGTGGGACCGGCTGGTGGGCGCCCTGCTGGCCGGTGAACTGATCACCAGCGTGATCGGCATCCGCCAGCTCTACGAGGCCCCCGGCGCCCTGGCCCGCTGGTCGGACAACAACTCGGTGGCCGAAGGCACGGTGCGCATCTACAGCACCCTGGAGAACCCCAACCTGCTGGGCGGCTACCTGCTGCCGATCCTGCCCCTGGCCGTGGTGGCGCTGCTGCGCTGGCAGGGCCGGGGCCGGCGCCTGTTCGCCCTGGCCAGCCTGGTGCTGGGCCTGGTGGCCCTGGTGCTCACCTACAGCCGCGGCGCCTGGATGGGCATGGTGGCCTCCCTCGGCCTGCTGGCCCTGCTGCTGGTGCTGCGCCAGACCCGCGACTGGCCGCCGTTGTGGCGGCGCCTGTTCCCCCTGCTGCTCCTGGTGGGCGCCACCGTGGCGCTGGTGCTGCTGGTCACCCAGGTGGAGCCCCTGCGGGTGCGGGTGATGAGCCTGCTGGCCGGCCGGGAGGACAGCTCCAACAACTTCCGCATGAACGTCTGGACCTCCGCCCTGGCGATGATCCAGGACCGCCCCTGGATCGGCATCGGCCCCGGCAACAGCGCCTTCAACCTCATCTATCCCCTGTACCAGCAGCCCAAGTTCAACGCCCTCAGCGCCTACTCCATCCCCCTGGAGCTGCTGGTGGAGGCCGGCATTCCGGGGCTGCTGGCGGGCCTGGGCCTGCTGCTGAGCGCCGTGAAGGTGGGCCTGGGCCAGTGGCGCAGCAGTGCCCCCCTGGCCCTGCCCTGCCTGGCGGCGGTGGCCGTGTTCGCCGGCCTGGGGGTGCAGGGCCTCACCGACACGATCTTCTTCCGGCCGGAGGTGCAGCTGATCGCCCTGTTCAGCCTGGCCACCCTCGCCGCCGCGGCGGCGGATCCGGTGCCATGCGACTGA
- the trmB gene encoding tRNA (guanosine(46)-N7)-methyltransferase TrmB, producing the protein MRQHVNPLSRIHQLARPLPPLIELFADPCLPLHLDIGSARGRFLLAMAPLAPQRNHLGLEIRRPLVEAAEDDRRRDGLTNLRFLYGNANVNLPEWLEPLPAGQLELVTLQFPDPWFKLRHRKRRVLQPALLLAIAAALAPGRTLFLQSDVEALIAPMRQLVEASGAFELAGPEECGPEVNPLPVATEREGQVLAGGLPVHRSLYRRSSAPLPPLADLEAQLGPTASGTDNRLDAEAD; encoded by the coding sequence GTGCGCCAGCACGTCAACCCGCTCAGCCGGATCCACCAGCTGGCCCGGCCCCTGCCGCCGCTGATCGAGCTGTTCGCCGATCCCTGCCTGCCCCTGCATCTGGATATCGGCTCGGCCCGGGGCCGCTTCCTGCTGGCCATGGCCCCCCTGGCGCCGCAGCGCAACCACCTGGGCCTGGAGATCCGCCGGCCCCTGGTGGAGGCCGCCGAGGACGACCGCCGCCGGGACGGGCTGACCAACCTGCGCTTCCTCTACGGCAACGCCAATGTGAACCTGCCGGAGTGGCTGGAGCCGCTTCCGGCCGGGCAGCTGGAGCTCGTCACGCTGCAGTTCCCCGATCCCTGGTTCAAGCTGCGCCACCGCAAGCGCCGGGTGCTGCAGCCCGCCCTGCTGCTGGCGATCGCCGCGGCCCTGGCCCCCGGCCGGACCCTGTTTCTGCAGAGCGATGTGGAAGCCCTGATCGCCCCGATGCGGCAGCTGGTGGAGGCCAGCGGCGCCTTCGAGCTGGCCGGGCCCGAGGAGTGCGGCCCCGAGGTGAATCCCCTGCCGGTGGCCACCGAACGGGAAGGCCAGGTGCTGGCGGGGGGCCTGCCGGTGCACCGCAGCCTCTACCGCCGCAGCTCAGCCCCCCTGCCGCCGCTGGCCGATCTGGAAGCCCAGCTGGGGCCCACCGCCAGCGGCACCGATAATCGCCTCGACGCTGAAGCGGATTGA
- a CDS encoding FIST N-terminal domain-containing protein, with translation MGSLPSFPWLQRRPGGPWCRTALGRDSSLQDAVNQVFEQLRGAPEADLALVFASASYASDLPRLLPLLQQKLSAAHWLGCVGGGVVGTDPAGAPHEIEHQPALAVTLLRLPGASLRPFAIDTTSLPDLDGPAEPWRERVGAELEEGQSMLLLLDPTGTAINDLISGLDYAYPNTTKVGGIAGPHSAAHGSLLFSSGDTGRGNTDPADTVRTGAVGCLISGSWRLDPLVAQGCRPIGPVLEVEQAQRNVVIEVSCGSTRNSPVAALQSILTDLTPAEREQVKHSLFLGVGRSDFSLPSADLTPVAEAPGSFLVRNLIGVDPRNGAVAVGERMRVGQKVQFQLRDADASRDESRQLLAGQSRRRSEPLAAFLFACLGRGEGLYGEVDGDVSLCREVFGTVPIAGLFCNGEIGPVGGTTHLHGYTASWGFLVPNEPPGGSAAPL, from the coding sequence ATGGGTTCCCTCCCCTCCTTTCCCTGGTTGCAACGCCGTCCCGGCGGCCCCTGGTGCCGCACCGCCCTCGGCCGGGACAGCTCGCTCCAGGACGCGGTCAACCAGGTGTTCGAGCAGCTCCGCGGTGCACCGGAGGCCGACCTGGCCCTGGTGTTCGCCTCCGCCAGCTACGCCAGCGACCTGCCCCGCCTGCTGCCCCTGCTGCAGCAGAAGCTCAGCGCCGCCCACTGGCTGGGCTGCGTCGGCGGCGGCGTGGTGGGCACCGATCCGGCCGGCGCGCCCCATGAAATCGAGCACCAGCCGGCCCTGGCCGTCACCCTGCTGCGGCTCCCGGGCGCCAGCCTGCGCCCCTTCGCCATCGACACCACCTCCCTGCCCGACCTTGATGGCCCGGCCGAGCCCTGGCGCGAGCGGGTGGGGGCCGAGCTGGAGGAGGGCCAGTCGATGCTGCTGCTGCTCGATCCCACCGGCACGGCGATCAACGACCTGATCAGCGGCCTGGATTACGCCTACCCCAACACCACCAAGGTGGGCGGCATCGCCGGCCCCCACAGCGCCGCCCACGGCTCGCTGCTTTTCAGCAGTGGCGACACGGGTCGCGGCAACACGGACCCCGCCGACACCGTCCGCACCGGTGCGGTGGGCTGCCTGATCAGCGGCTCCTGGCGGCTCGATCCGCTGGTGGCCCAGGGCTGCCGCCCCATCGGCCCGGTGCTGGAGGTGGAGCAGGCCCAGCGCAACGTGGTGATCGAGGTGAGCTGCGGCAGCACCCGCAACAGCCCCGTGGCGGCGTTGCAGTCGATCCTCACCGACCTCACCCCGGCCGAGCGGGAGCAGGTGAAGCACTCCCTGTTCCTCGGCGTCGGCCGCAGCGATTTCAGCCTTCCCAGCGCCGACCTCACCCCCGTGGCAGAGGCGCCGGGCTCCTTCCTGGTGCGCAACCTGATCGGCGTCGATCCCCGCAACGGCGCCGTGGCGGTGGGCGAACGCATGCGCGTCGGCCAGAAGGTGCAGTTCCAGCTCCGCGACGCCGATGCCTCCCGCGATGAATCCCGCCAGCTGCTGGCCGGCCAGTCGCGGCGCCGCAGCGAGCCCCTGGCCGCCTTCCTGTTCGCCTGCCTGGGGCGCGGCGAAGGCCTCTACGGCGAGGTCGACGGCGACGTGAGCCTCTGCCGGGAGGTGTTCGGCACCGTGCCGATCGCCGGCCTGTTCTGCAACGGCGAGATCGGCCCGGTGGGCGGCACCACCCACCTGCACGGCTACACCGCCAGCTGGGGGTTCCTGGTGCCGAACGAGCCGCCCGGGGGCAGCGCCGCGCCGCTCTGA
- a CDS encoding DUF3177 family protein, with the protein MPEQLYRSLVWLDVRLGMLFAVGLPLVLLLWAALRKEQALVRLMGLYWKVASLQLIALLLLTGNRPTGFLLLVVAPLLVVVSLWFWVDLNEELADMPPWRALPLTVRIWRWSLTLLSLGAASLAVTALPCMGGAGATLRLCRAWQEAPQGLHGVVAKVFAFVFGGAWTTGVAAFVGYAALVAYAVGLLQWLVVRLPRLGRVAGEF; encoded by the coding sequence GTGCCGGAACAGCTCTATCGCTCCCTGGTCTGGCTCGACGTGCGGCTGGGAATGCTGTTCGCCGTGGGGCTGCCGCTGGTGCTGCTCCTCTGGGCGGCCCTCCGCAAGGAGCAGGCCCTGGTGCGCCTGATGGGCCTCTATTGGAAGGTGGCCAGCCTGCAGCTGATCGCCCTGCTGCTGCTCACGGGCAACCGCCCCACCGGCTTCCTGCTGCTGGTGGTGGCACCGCTGCTGGTGGTGGTGAGCCTGTGGTTCTGGGTGGATCTCAACGAGGAACTGGCCGACATGCCCCCCTGGCGGGCCCTGCCCCTCACCGTGCGCATCTGGCGCTGGAGCCTGACGCTGCTGTCCCTGGGCGCGGCGAGCCTGGCCGTCACCGCCCTGCCCTGCATGGGCGGCGCCGGCGCCACCCTGCGCCTCTGCCGGGCCTGGCAGGAGGCGCCCCAGGGGCTGCACGGTGTGGTGGCCAAGGTGTTCGCCTTCGTCTTCGGCGGCGCGTGGACGACGGGGGTGGCCGCCTTCGTGGGCTACGCGGCCCTGGTGGCCTACGCCGTGGGGCTGCTGCAGTGGCTGGTGGTGCGCCTGCCGCGGCTGGGCCGGGTGGCCGGCGAGTTCTGA
- a CDS encoding glycosyltransferase has product MKILFSMHGEAGHHLGTFRLARALVSRGHRVTYLGLPRVRQLVEDQGFAFIAFAEDLFSVTGDAQERPVAGEALFRRYTTAIVDGSLDACLLSARPDLLLCDSFLWYVALRALRLGLPTLQISTSLFLFDNALIPPAVTSLRPGRGVLSALRISLAWKLMHLRYLVTKRLASRLAGAYRAPLRMHHLTDTFLWVARQSGVRCRRNVTYRLDEIGPHLILPELVLCPAAFQLPGPRAKERRHCGDFIDFQRQEPPLPFDPSGRTIIFCSLGTSAGAYRQARRFFSAVAEASTLAPEWFFVLHSSDPALIGALASTANLLVVPWISQLTLLRHAAVMVHHGGLNSIMECVQNHVPMVILPCARDQPGNAVRAAHHQLALTADVGSITADRLRQLIGEAMGDPGLKRGLRRMQDQIERERGLPQAVAFIEGFTVGGNNEEA; this is encoded by the coding sequence GTGAAGATCCTGTTCTCCATGCATGGCGAGGCGGGCCATCACCTGGGGACGTTCCGGCTGGCCAGGGCCCTGGTGTCCCGAGGTCACCGGGTGACCTATCTCGGGCTACCCCGGGTGAGGCAGCTCGTCGAAGATCAGGGCTTCGCGTTCATCGCCTTCGCGGAGGATCTCTTCAGCGTTACCGGCGACGCGCAGGAACGCCCGGTGGCTGGGGAGGCCCTGTTTCGCCGTTACACCACGGCCATCGTCGACGGCAGCCTCGATGCCTGCCTGCTCTCGGCCCGGCCGGACCTGCTGCTGTGTGATTCCTTTCTCTGGTACGTGGCCCTGCGGGCCCTGCGGCTGGGCCTCCCGACCCTCCAGATCTCCACCTCGCTCTTCCTCTTCGACAACGCCCTCATTCCCCCGGCGGTGACTTCCCTCAGGCCGGGCCGGGGCGTGCTCTCAGCCCTGCGGATCTCCCTGGCCTGGAAGCTGATGCATCTCCGGTATCTGGTCACCAAGCGCCTGGCCTCCCGGCTGGCCGGCGCCTACCGCGCCCCCCTGCGCATGCACCATCTCACCGACACCTTTCTGTGGGTGGCCCGCCAGTCCGGCGTCCGCTGCCGGCGCAACGTCACCTACCGCCTTGACGAGATCGGCCCGCACCTGATCCTGCCCGAGCTTGTGCTGTGTCCGGCCGCCTTCCAGCTGCCGGGTCCGCGGGCGAAGGAGCGGCGCCATTGCGGCGATTTCATTGATTTTCAACGGCAGGAGCCGCCGCTGCCGTTCGATCCCTCCGGCCGGACGATCATCTTCTGTTCGCTGGGCACAAGTGCGGGGGCCTACCGGCAGGCCAGACGATTCTTTTCGGCCGTGGCCGAAGCCAGCACCCTGGCTCCGGAGTGGTTCTTCGTGCTCCACAGCAGCGATCCAGCCCTCATCGGCGCCTTGGCGTCAACCGCCAACCTGCTGGTGGTGCCCTGGATTTCCCAGCTCACGCTGCTGCGCCATGCGGCCGTCATGGTTCACCATGGCGGTCTCAATTCGATCATGGAATGTGTCCAGAATCACGTTCCCATGGTGATCCTTCCCTGCGCCAGGGACCAGCCGGGCAATGCCGTCCGGGCGGCCCATCATCAGCTGGCCCTCACGGCGGATGTCGGATCGATCACCGCCGACCGGCTGCGGCAGTTGATCGGGGAGGCCATGGGTGATCCAGGATTGAAGCGGGGTCTCCGGCGCATGCAGGACCAGATCGAACGGGAGCGTGGCCTGCCGCAGGCGGTGGCGTTCATCGAAGGCTTCACGGTTGGCGGCAACAACGAAGAGGCTTAA